Below is a window of Cyanobacteriota bacterium DNA.
AAGGCACCACCAACCTGCTGACCCGGGCACTGCAAGCAGTCGGTAAGCACATTGAAACCATTCCTGATCCGGTGCAAATTCACTATCACTTACCCGATGGCATAGATCTAAAGGTGCATCGAGACTACGAAGCCTTTTTACAGGCACTTATCCACCGGTTTCCCCAAGAGGCAGTCGGCATCCGTCGGTTTTATGACGAGTGTTGGCGGGTGTTCAACTGTTTGAATGTAATGGATTTGTTGTCCCTAGAAGAGCCGCGTTATTTGACTCGTGTCTTTTTTCAGCATCCCTTGGCTTGCCTAGGCTTGGTTGTATATCTGCCCCAAAACGCTGGTGATATAGCTCGCCGTTACATTCAGGATCCAATACTACTGAAATTTATTGACATGGAGTGCTATTGCTGGTCAGTAGTACCTGCCGATCGCACGCCGATGATCAATGCAGGTATGGTGTTTAGCGATCGTCACTATGGCGGCATCAACTATCCCAAGGGAGGTGTGGGTCAAATTGCCCAAGCTCTCGTGGAAGGTTTAGTCGAGCATGGAGGTGCTATCCGCTACAAGTCTAGGGTGACGAAAATTCTGCGCCAGGGTAATCGAGCTGTGGGTGTGCGTCTTGCCAATGGACAGGACTTTTATGCCCGGCGGGTTATCTCTAATGCTACCCGCTGGGATACCTTTGAGCACCTGCTGGGCGATCGGCCCCCTAGTGAACAGCGTTGGCAACAGCGCTATCAACCATCACCCAGTTTTTTAAGCCTGCACCTCGGAGTGAGCGCAGCGGCCCTGCCCGCGGATACAGAGTGCCACCACATTCTGTTAGAAGACTGGGAACAGATGGAAGCTGACCAAGGCACCATCTTTGTCTCTATTCCCACGTTGTTGGACCCTAGCCTTGCCCCTGACGGATATCACATCATCCACACCTTTACCCCTAGCTGGATGTCTGAATGGCAAAACCTCTCGCCGAGTACTTATCAAGCTAAGAAGGCAGCCGCAGCAGCACGGTTGATCGATCGCCTAGAGCGCATCTTTCCAGACCTGAGCCGTCATATAGACCTGCAAGAAGTAGGAACTCCCCGCACCCACCGCCGATTTCTAGGCCGTATCGATGGCACCTATGGCCCCATCCCCAGTCGCAAACTCTGGGGGCTGTTGGGAATGCCCTTCAACCGCACTACTGTGCCAGGTCTATACTGCGTAGGCGATAGCACCTTCCCTGGACAAGGCCTAAACGCCGTTGCCTTCTCTGGGTTTGCCTGCGCTCATCGGGTTGCTGTTGACTTAGGTTTGTAGGCCAAAGTTAAATTATGTAGCTGTTTTCAGAGAATTGGCACGACACAACTATTTCAAAGTTTAGCTATGGTAGATCGAGGACTAAGTAGAATAGGATGTCATCTCGCCCTCACCTTTGATAGGAACTATTTCTCGTAGTTCTAGCACATACCGGTCTTTTAACAGACTGTGAGTAGCCTATGTCACCCGAATACTATCAAAATCCCTTCATCGGATGCTTATCTTTGGGATCTGCTTTGTACAAAATCAATTACTTCTGACCTTAAAATGCATAAAATCTGCGTCTTACCCAGAAAATCAGGTCACTGCTCTAAGCTGCAATCGGAGCAGTCGAACGCTCCCAACTAGCGGCCGCAAATAGCCCTCATACTAATCACTAGCAGCTTTTGCCCCTACTTT
It encodes the following:
- the crtH gene encoding carotene isomerase, producing MTVSAIQTTSQFSSCDLPHDGWDAIVIGAGIGGLVTATQLASKGAKVLVLERYLIPGGSAGYFERNGYRFDVGASMIFGFGSQGTTNLLTRALQAVGKHIETIPDPVQIHYHLPDGIDLKVHRDYEAFLQALIHRFPQEAVGIRRFYDECWRVFNCLNVMDLLSLEEPRYLTRVFFQHPLACLGLVVYLPQNAGDIARRYIQDPILLKFIDMECYCWSVVPADRTPMINAGMVFSDRHYGGINYPKGGVGQIAQALVEGLVEHGGAIRYKSRVTKILRQGNRAVGVRLANGQDFYARRVISNATRWDTFEHLLGDRPPSEQRWQQRYQPSPSFLSLHLGVSAAALPADTECHHILLEDWEQMEADQGTIFVSIPTLLDPSLAPDGYHIIHTFTPSWMSEWQNLSPSTYQAKKAAAAARLIDRLERIFPDLSRHIDLQEVGTPRTHRRFLGRIDGTYGPIPSRKLWGLLGMPFNRTTVPGLYCVGDSTFPGQGLNAVAFSGFACAHRVAVDLGL